The Neovison vison isolate M4711 chromosome 10, ASM_NN_V1, whole genome shotgun sequence genome has a segment encoding these proteins:
- the LOC122918084 gene encoding low affinity immunoglobulin gamma Fc region receptor III-like translates to MWQLLPSTALLLVASARPQAADLPKAVVVSDPPGNRVLTLDSVTFTCQGANPSGNHSTRWLHNGTFISSQTSYVIEAASVANSGEYRCQTGLSELSDPVQLEVLVGWLLLQTPQRVFQEGEPIRLRCHSWQNKPVWNVQYFQNRRGKKFSYDNSEFYIPAARSEHNGSYFCRGLIGKRNESSEAVDIIIQGSPVPSTSALLPFWPHIPFAVVMALLFAVDTGLYFAMQRHLHNSKRAWKNSKVSWKQDP, encoded by the exons ATGTGGCAGCTGCTGCCCTCAACGGCTCTGCTGCTTGTAG CTTCTGCCCGCCCGCAAGCTG CGGACCTCCCAAAGGCTGTGGTGGTCTCGGACCCTCCAGGCAACAGGGTCCTCACGTTGGACAGTGTGACTTTCACATGCCAGGGGGCCAATCCCTCTGGGAACCATTCCACCCGCTGGCTGCACAATGGGACCTTCATCTCAAGTCAGACCAGCTATGTCATCGAAGCCGCCAGCGTTGCAAACAGCGGCGAGTACAGGTGCCAGACGGGCCTCTCCGAGCTCAGTGACCCCGTGCAGCTGGAAGTCCTCGTGG GCTGGCTGTTGCTCCAGACCCCTCAGCGGGTGTTCCAGGAGGGGGAGCCCATTCGGCTGAGGTGCCACAGCTGGCAGAACAAGCCTGTCTGGAATGTCCAATACTTCCAGAATAGAAGAGGCAAAAAGTTTTCTTATGATAATTCTGAGTTCTACATCCCAGCAGCAAGAAGCGAACACAATGGCTCCTACTTCTGCAGGGGGCTTATCGGGAAGAGAAATGAGTCTTCAGAGGCTGTGGACATCATCATTCAAG GTTCACCGGTTCCGTCCACCTCAGCACTCCTCCCATTTTGGCCCCATATCCCTTTTGCCGTGGTGATGGCACTCCTATTTGCAGTGGATACGGGACTGTATTTTGCTATGCAGAGACACCTTCATAACTCAAAGCGGGCCTGGAAAAACAGCAAAGTCTCCTGGAAACAGGACCCTTAG